A section of the Vidua macroura isolate BioBank_ID:100142 chromosome 23, ASM2450914v1, whole genome shotgun sequence genome encodes:
- the LRRC47 gene encoding leucine-rich repeat-containing protein 47 — protein sequence MAAAAAAGPWPELEAAARERRRELSLAGAAVAERVAAGGGRLPEALLALPLLQSLELSGCAALRELGPGVAAALPALHTLVLSRNALGPAGLGAGLGGPLPALRLLDLSGNGLEALPAALGGTGGGAGDAAPAFPQLRSLNLSANRLRELGPGLARAAPQLQELLLSGNRLRALPGGLLSPEGPPAPFPLLSRLDAADNEVAELGADIAALPALKSLDVANNQLRELPAALADCPRLKEANFRGNQLRDKRLEKMVNGCQTKAILEYLRAGGRGKGKAESAREDVRKKKREKQQKKDSGDGEQDEVEEASKLLVKVLHVSENPAPLVVKVSPGVKDVRAFIVCCVLKGVNLKPGNALKRFLTVQTKLHEDICEKRTVATIATHDLQLVKAPLTYDVQPPDELKIMPLGRKEIKAKDLLRQLQLEAEEQRKQKKRQNVSGLHKYLQLLDGKDNYPCLVDAEGAVISFPPITNSEKTKIRKDTRDLFLEVTSDTSLQICKDVMDTLILKIAELNRSALENKEGSGSDMELDALCGPGNLNLPLVVEQVRVVDMDGNLKVLYPSKTDLATVSSLLTVIR from the exons atggcggcggcggcggcggcggggccgtggCCGGAGCtggaggcggcggcgcgggagcggcggcgggagctGTCGCTGGCGGGCGCGGCGGTGGCCGAGCGGgtggcggcgggcggcgggcggctgCCGGAGGCGCTGCTGGCGCTGCCGCTGCTGCAGTCGCTGGAGCTGAGCGGCTGCGCGGCGCTGCGGGAGCTCGGCCCGGGCGtggcggccgcgctgcccgcgCTGCACACGCTGGTGCTGAGCCGCAACGCGCTgggcccggccgggctgggcgcGGGGCTGGGCGGGCCCCTGCCCGCGCTCCGCCTGCTCGACCTGTCCGGGAACGGGCTGGAGGCGCTGCCCGCCGCGCTCGGCGGGaccgggggcggcgcgggggacGCGGCCCCGGCCTTCCCGCAGCTGCGCAGCCTCAACCTGAGCGCGAACCGGCTGCGGGAGCTGGGCCCGGGGCtcgcccgcgccgcgccgcagctgcaggagctgctgctgtccgGGAACCGGCTGCGGGCGCTGCCCGGCGGGCTCCTGTCCCCCGAGGGGCCGCCCGCGCCCTTCCCGCTGCTCAGCCGGCTGGACGCGGCCGACAACGAGGTGGCCGAGCTGGGCGCGGACATCGCGGCGCTGCCGGCGCTCAAG AGCCTGGACGTGGCCAACAACCAGCTGCGGGAGCTGCCCGCCGCGCTGGCCGACTGCCCCCGCCTGAAGGAGGCCAACTTCAGGGGCAACCAGCTGAGGGACAAGCGGCTGGAGAAGATGGTCAATGGGTGCCAGACGAAAGCCATTCTGGAGTACCTACGGGCCGGGGGCCGTGGGAAGGGGAAGGCCGAGAGTGCCAGAGAGGACgtcaggaagaagaagagggagaagcagcagaagaaggaCAGTGGGGATGGGGAACAGGATGAGGTGGAAGAGGCGAGCAAGCTGCTGGTGAAGGTTCTGCACGTCTCCGAGAACCCAGCGCCTTTGGTGGTCAAAGTGAGCCCCGGTGTCAAAGATGTGCGAGCCTTCATCGTGTGCTGTGTGCTGAAAGGAGTGAACTTAAAGCCGGGAAATGCTCTCAAGAGGTTCCTGACTGTGCAG ACCAAGCTGCACGAGGACATCTGTGAGAAGCGCACAGTGGCCACCATTGCCACCCACGACTTGCAGCTGGTCAAAGCTCCTCTGACATATGATGTTCAGCCTCCTGACGAGCTCAAG ATCATGCCCCTGGGTCGGAAGGAGATCAAGGCAAAGGACCTTCTCcgccagctgcagctggaggctgagGAGCAGCGGAAGCAGAAGAAGCGTCAGAACGTCTCTGGGCTGCACAA gtacctgcagctgctggatggCAAAGACAACTACCCGTGCCTGGTGGATGCTGAAGGTGCTGTGATTTCCTTCCCACCAATAACCAATAGCGAGAAAACAAAG ATTAGAAAAGACACCCGGGACCTGTTTCTGGAAGTGACAAGTGACACCAGTTTACAGATCTGCAAAGATGTGATGGACACTCTTATCCTG aaaattgCAGAGCTGAATAGATCTGCCTTGGAGAACAAGGAAGGCTCTGGTTCAGATATGGAATTGGATGCTCTCTGTGGACCAGGGAATTTGAACCTGCCCTTGGTGGTGGAGCAGGTGCGAGTGGTGGACATGGATGGGAACTTGAAAGTACTTTATCCTTCAAAAACGGACCTGGCCACagtttcctctctgctgactGTGATCCGTTAG
- the CEP104 gene encoding centrosomal protein of 104 kDa isoform X2, whose translation MPHKIGFTVVSSSGHEDGFSARELMVHAPTVNGWRSPRLCQYPQEITLQLVERCRIRKLQLLAHQYMIASKIEFYISESLPEYFAPYQSERFQRLGYVLLSDNEKTDFRARELKSVYLDAVGQYLKLIFHKNYVNKYNLYGQVALVAVNIIGDPADYGIDSMSSPSREKLIDHYLGIKLDDPALDGTYLGKRDSISPLDDLAFDMYQDPEVAQIIRRLDEKKREAVRLECYDQAKKLKQAIADLQKVGERLGRYEVEKRYAVEKEDYDLAKKKKEQMDEYRLKVYQQLELHDLLDAQLLIRKPPELALGSVSGTESPQSSPPEPADPPQGEPLRAEPVLEEQLMDPTSSEPVVPYQSPLSPRTQPTSSKENVEILPYDERPLPAICKQVDEAVAYVEPEVTEEDVGDTPRTGNTGEPEQLTEKALKEASPVVEVFGETLVSGAYSRTWSCREDALLTVYKKLMEVSVDTPKEDLRNMLRAAVFLVRRAIKDTVSSVFQASLKLLKMIIIQYIPKHKLGKLETSHCVETTLPHLLSRTGDSSSRLRLLASTFIQEMALCPEVKPLQIIPVQLVKTLKPNSPTHLAMSHVELVESLLGAMGTENSGFTINNVMKFAMGALEHRAHEVREVVLRIIFAMYREHRAAVLEYLPLDDAGARRTMRYKTLFEGFAKIDGKSSEAEVRAQRKSATEAEKQTKEEMKVLKGHPAALKLELQAEVEAEEEKESDFQKTENQGYQVYEAAAAKIQEELSSVANYLDNLCIFCGERNESFTEEGLDLHYWKHCPMLTRCEHCRQMLEIASLTEHLLTDCDKRDSFGRCPRCREAVPRDELPRHTKSRICNPAKPENVANHCPLCHENFPPGEEAWRSHLMNRDGCKMNQRRISPLNKTILVQPAKVVGHYLRRPGPSGARFQPPSIESKIRTRGGPNKSTGKTYSKR comes from the exons ATGCCACACAAGATTGGTTTCACGGTGGTCAGTTCGTCGGGACATGAGGATGGGTTCAGTGCCCGGGAGCTGATGGTTCATGCACCGACAGTGAACGGGTGGCGCTCGCCCAG GCTCTGTCAGTACCCCCAGGAAATCACCCTGCAGCTGGTGGAGAGGTGTCGGATCcggaagctgcagctgctcgCTCACCAGTACATGATTGCAAGCAAAATTGAGTTCTACATCAGTGAAAGCCTGCCTGAATATTTTGCTCCGTATCAGTCAGAGAGGTTTCAGAGACTTGG TTATGTCCTTCTCTCAGACAATGAGAAGACTGATTTCAGAGCTCGGGAGTTGAAATCTGTATACTTGGATGCAGTTGGCCAGTACCTGAAGCTgattttccataaaaattatGTCAACAAATACAACTTGTACGGGCAG GTTGCCCTGGTAGCTGTGAACATCATTGGGGATCCAGCAGACTATGGCATTGACAGCATGAGCAGT CCCTCCAGAGAGAAGCTGATAGATCACTACTTGGGAATTAAATTGGATGACCCTGCCTTAGATGGAACTTACCTTGG GAAACGTGACTCCATTTCACCTCTGGATGATTTGGCCTTTGACATGTACCAGGACCCAGAAGTGGCTCAGATCATCCGGAGGCTGGATGAGAAGAAGAGGGAAGCTGTGCGTCTCGAGTGCTACGACCAGGCCAAGAAGCTCAAACAGGCCATTGCAGACCTGCAGAAG GTGGGCGAGCGACTCGGCCGGTACGAGGTGGAGAAGCGTTACGCGGTAGAGAAGGAGGATTATGACCTTGCCaagaaaaagaaggagcagATGGATGAGTACAGGCTGAAGGTGtaccagcagctggagctgcacgATCTCCTGGATGCACAGCTGCTG ATCCGAAAGCCACCTGAGTTGGCTTTGGGATCTGTGAGTGGCACTGAGAGCCCCCAGAGCTCCCCTCCTGAGCCTGCAGACCCACCCCAAGGAGAGCCCCTGAGGGCAGAGCCTGTGCTGGAAGAGCAGTTGATGGATCCCACTTCTTCTGAGCCTGTTGTTCCCTACCAGTCCCCTCTTTCTCCTCGGACTCAGCCCACAAGCTCCAAGGAAAAT GTTGAAATTTTACCTTATGATGAAAGACCTCTCCCAGCCATCTGCAAGCAGGTGGATGAAGCTGTTGCCTACGTTGAGCCAGAGGTGACTGAAGAGGATGTGGGTGATACTCCAAGGACTGGCAATACTGGGGAGCCTGAACAACTCACGGAGAAGGCACTGAAGGAAGCCAGCCCTGTTGTGGAAGTTTTTGGAGAGACATTG GTTTCAGGAGCGTATTCCAGAACGTGGTCGTGTCGAGAAGACGCTTTACTGACTGTGTACAAGAAGCTGATGGAAGTGTCAGTGGACACTCCAAAGGAGGATTTAAGGAACATGCTGAGGgctgctgttttccttgtgAGGAGGGCTATAAAAGACACTGTATCTTCA GTTTTTCAGGCTTCCCTGAAACTTCTAAAAATGATCATTATCCAATATATACCTAAACACAAACTAGGAAAGCTAGAAACTTCTCATTGTGTGGAAACAACCCTGCCACATTTGCTTTCTAGAACAGGAGACTCTTCATCCCGTCTTCGCCTTCTGGCTTCAACCTTCATCCAG GAAATGGCACTGTGCCCTGAAGTAAAACCTCTCCAGATTATTCCAGTGCAGCTGGttaaaacattaaaaccaaACTCCCCAACACACCTGGCAATGAGTCACGTGGAACTGGTGGAATCTCTCTTGGGGGCCATGGGGACTGAAAACTCTGGGTTTACCATCAACAATGTCATGAAG TTTGCCATGGGAGCTCTGGAGCACAGGGCTCACGAGGTGCGTGAGGTGGTGCTGCGGATCATCTTTGCCATGTAcagggagcacagggcagctgtgctggaatATCTCCCGCTGGACGACGCCGGCGCCCGCAGGACCATGCGCTACAAAACTCTCTTTGAGGGGTTTGCCAAAATCGATGGGAAATCTTCTGAAGCTGAAGTGAGG GCACAGAGAAAATCAGCAACAGAAGCGGAGAAACagacaaaggaagaaatgaaagttCTAAAAGGCCACCCAGCAGCTCTGAAGTTAGAGTTACAAGCAGAGGTGGAAGCTGAAGAG GAGAAAGAATCTGATTTTCAGAAGACAGAGAATCAAG GTTACCAGGTAtatgaagctgcagcagcaaagatTCAGGAGGAACTTTCCTCTGTTGCAAATTACCTGGATAA cttgTGTATTTTTTGTGGTGAAAGGAACGAGTCCTTCACTGAGGAAGGGTTGGATCTGCATTACTGGAAGCACTGCCCCATGTTAACCCGATGTGAGCACTGCAGACAG ATGCTGGAGATTGCCAGCCTGACGGAGCACCTGCTGACTGACTGTGACAAAAGGGACAGCTTTGGGAGGTGCCCGCGCTGCAGAGAGGCCGTGCCCAGGGACGAGCTGCCCAGACACACAAAGAGCAGGATTTGCAATC CTGCCAAACCAGAAAATGTGGCAAACCACTGCCCTTTGTGCCATGAGAACTTTCCTCCTGGAGAAGAG GCCTGGAGATCTCACCTGATGAACAGAGATGGCTGCAAAATGAACCAGCGGAGGATATCCCCCCTGAACAAAACCATTCTGGTGCAGCCTG ccaAAGTAGTTGGCCACTATTTAAGGAGACCAGGTCCTTCAGGAGCAAGGTTTCAACCTCCTTCAATAGAAAGTAAGATCAGAACTCGAGGGGGCCCAAATAAAAGTACTGGCAAAACATACTCAAAGCGATGA
- the CEP104 gene encoding centrosomal protein of 104 kDa isoform X1, with product MPHKIGFTVVSSSGHEDGFSARELMVHAPTVNGWRSPRLCQYPQEITLQLVERCRIRKLQLLAHQYMIASKIEFYISESLPEYFAPYQSERFQRLGYVLLSDNEKTDFRARELKSVYLDAVGQYLKLIFHKNYVNKYNLYGQVALVAVNIIGDPADYGIDSMSSPSREKLIDHYLGIKLDDPALDGTYLGKRDSISPLDDLAFDMYQDPEVAQIIRRLDEKKREAVRLECYDQAKKLKQAIADLQKVGERLGRYEVEKRYAVEKEDYDLAKKKKEQMDEYRLKVYQQLELHDLLDAQLLIRKPPELALGSVSGTESPQSSPPEPADPPQGEPLRAEPVLEEQLMDPTSSEPVVPYQSPLSPRTQPTSSKENVEILPYDERPLPAICKQVDEAVAYVEPEVTEEDVGDTPRTGNTGEPEQLTEKALKEASPVVEVFGETLVSGAYSRTWSCREDALLTVYKKLMEVSVDTPKEDLRNMLRAAVFLVRRAIKDTVSSVFQASLKLLKMIIIQYIPKHKLGKLETSHCVETTLPHLLSRTGDSSSRLRLLASTFIQEMALCPEVKPLQIIPVQLVKTLKPNSPTHLAMSHVELVESLLGAMGTENSGFTINNVMKFAMGALEHRAHEVREVVLRIIFAMYREHRAAVLEYLPLDDAGARRTMRYKTLFEGFAKIDGKSSEAEVRAQRKSATEAEKQTKEEMKVLKGHPAALKLELQAEVEAEEVTMFQFKEKESDFQKTENQGYQVYEAAAAKIQEELSSVANYLDNLCIFCGERNESFTEEGLDLHYWKHCPMLTRCEHCRQMLEIASLTEHLLTDCDKRDSFGRCPRCREAVPRDELPRHTKSRICNPAKPENVANHCPLCHENFPPGEEAWRSHLMNRDGCKMNQRRISPLNKTILVQPAKVVGHYLRRPGPSGARFQPPSIESKIRTRGGPNKSTGKTYSKR from the exons ATGCCACACAAGATTGGTTTCACGGTGGTCAGTTCGTCGGGACATGAGGATGGGTTCAGTGCCCGGGAGCTGATGGTTCATGCACCGACAGTGAACGGGTGGCGCTCGCCCAG GCTCTGTCAGTACCCCCAGGAAATCACCCTGCAGCTGGTGGAGAGGTGTCGGATCcggaagctgcagctgctcgCTCACCAGTACATGATTGCAAGCAAAATTGAGTTCTACATCAGTGAAAGCCTGCCTGAATATTTTGCTCCGTATCAGTCAGAGAGGTTTCAGAGACTTGG TTATGTCCTTCTCTCAGACAATGAGAAGACTGATTTCAGAGCTCGGGAGTTGAAATCTGTATACTTGGATGCAGTTGGCCAGTACCTGAAGCTgattttccataaaaattatGTCAACAAATACAACTTGTACGGGCAG GTTGCCCTGGTAGCTGTGAACATCATTGGGGATCCAGCAGACTATGGCATTGACAGCATGAGCAGT CCCTCCAGAGAGAAGCTGATAGATCACTACTTGGGAATTAAATTGGATGACCCTGCCTTAGATGGAACTTACCTTGG GAAACGTGACTCCATTTCACCTCTGGATGATTTGGCCTTTGACATGTACCAGGACCCAGAAGTGGCTCAGATCATCCGGAGGCTGGATGAGAAGAAGAGGGAAGCTGTGCGTCTCGAGTGCTACGACCAGGCCAAGAAGCTCAAACAGGCCATTGCAGACCTGCAGAAG GTGGGCGAGCGACTCGGCCGGTACGAGGTGGAGAAGCGTTACGCGGTAGAGAAGGAGGATTATGACCTTGCCaagaaaaagaaggagcagATGGATGAGTACAGGCTGAAGGTGtaccagcagctggagctgcacgATCTCCTGGATGCACAGCTGCTG ATCCGAAAGCCACCTGAGTTGGCTTTGGGATCTGTGAGTGGCACTGAGAGCCCCCAGAGCTCCCCTCCTGAGCCTGCAGACCCACCCCAAGGAGAGCCCCTGAGGGCAGAGCCTGTGCTGGAAGAGCAGTTGATGGATCCCACTTCTTCTGAGCCTGTTGTTCCCTACCAGTCCCCTCTTTCTCCTCGGACTCAGCCCACAAGCTCCAAGGAAAAT GTTGAAATTTTACCTTATGATGAAAGACCTCTCCCAGCCATCTGCAAGCAGGTGGATGAAGCTGTTGCCTACGTTGAGCCAGAGGTGACTGAAGAGGATGTGGGTGATACTCCAAGGACTGGCAATACTGGGGAGCCTGAACAACTCACGGAGAAGGCACTGAAGGAAGCCAGCCCTGTTGTGGAAGTTTTTGGAGAGACATTG GTTTCAGGAGCGTATTCCAGAACGTGGTCGTGTCGAGAAGACGCTTTACTGACTGTGTACAAGAAGCTGATGGAAGTGTCAGTGGACACTCCAAAGGAGGATTTAAGGAACATGCTGAGGgctgctgttttccttgtgAGGAGGGCTATAAAAGACACTGTATCTTCA GTTTTTCAGGCTTCCCTGAAACTTCTAAAAATGATCATTATCCAATATATACCTAAACACAAACTAGGAAAGCTAGAAACTTCTCATTGTGTGGAAACAACCCTGCCACATTTGCTTTCTAGAACAGGAGACTCTTCATCCCGTCTTCGCCTTCTGGCTTCAACCTTCATCCAG GAAATGGCACTGTGCCCTGAAGTAAAACCTCTCCAGATTATTCCAGTGCAGCTGGttaaaacattaaaaccaaACTCCCCAACACACCTGGCAATGAGTCACGTGGAACTGGTGGAATCTCTCTTGGGGGCCATGGGGACTGAAAACTCTGGGTTTACCATCAACAATGTCATGAAG TTTGCCATGGGAGCTCTGGAGCACAGGGCTCACGAGGTGCGTGAGGTGGTGCTGCGGATCATCTTTGCCATGTAcagggagcacagggcagctgtgctggaatATCTCCCGCTGGACGACGCCGGCGCCCGCAGGACCATGCGCTACAAAACTCTCTTTGAGGGGTTTGCCAAAATCGATGGGAAATCTTCTGAAGCTGAAGTGAGG GCACAGAGAAAATCAGCAACAGAAGCGGAGAAACagacaaaggaagaaatgaaagttCTAAAAGGCCACCCAGCAGCTCTGAAGTTAGAGTTACAAGCAGAGGTGGAAGCTGAAGAGGTGACCATGTTTCAGTTTAAG GAGAAAGAATCTGATTTTCAGAAGACAGAGAATCAAG GTTACCAGGTAtatgaagctgcagcagcaaagatTCAGGAGGAACTTTCCTCTGTTGCAAATTACCTGGATAA cttgTGTATTTTTTGTGGTGAAAGGAACGAGTCCTTCACTGAGGAAGGGTTGGATCTGCATTACTGGAAGCACTGCCCCATGTTAACCCGATGTGAGCACTGCAGACAG ATGCTGGAGATTGCCAGCCTGACGGAGCACCTGCTGACTGACTGTGACAAAAGGGACAGCTTTGGGAGGTGCCCGCGCTGCAGAGAGGCCGTGCCCAGGGACGAGCTGCCCAGACACACAAAGAGCAGGATTTGCAATC CTGCCAAACCAGAAAATGTGGCAAACCACTGCCCTTTGTGCCATGAGAACTTTCCTCCTGGAGAAGAG GCCTGGAGATCTCACCTGATGAACAGAGATGGCTGCAAAATGAACCAGCGGAGGATATCCCCCCTGAACAAAACCATTCTGGTGCAGCCTG ccaAAGTAGTTGGCCACTATTTAAGGAGACCAGGTCCTTCAGGAGCAAGGTTTCAACCTCCTTCAATAGAAAGTAAGATCAGAACTCGAGGGGGCCCAAATAAAAGTACTGGCAAAACATACTCAAAGCGATGA
- the DFFB gene encoding DNA fragmentation factor subunit beta, with the protein MAELLRPFRLRGCGGPQKFGVAAGSLRGLLRKGCRLLQLPLAGSRLCLYEDGTELTESYFRALPPQTELVLLGPGESWRGCASDIERLLAAFCSQQGAVVEAARKLLTDERAPHRQKLLADLIHNLSENILAEDKEDDKKWFEGLESRFKNKSSYLRHSCESRMRGYMREVSGFISNVHPAARDAYRGIIDLMADKLKSVKYNGCYFDRREEEEAARLCTAEGWFSCQGPFDRDDCPCKHSINPYSNRESRILFSTWNLDHVIEKKRAVVPELAEAVKTRDGREVNWEYFYQLLFTLDNLKLVHIACHKKTNHNLSCDKTRIYRKRKQTHEIS; encoded by the exons aTGGCGGAGCTGCTGCGGCCCTTCCGCCTGCGCGGGTGCGGCGGCCCGCAGAAGTTCGGGGTGGCGGCCGGGAGCCTGCGCGGGTTGCTGAGGAAGGGCTGCCGGCTGCTGCAG CTTCCCTTGGCAGGCAGCCGCCTCTGCCTCTACGAGGACGGCACGGAGCTGACCGAGAGCTACTTCCGAGCGCTGCCGCCGCAGAcggagctggtgctgctgggcccCGGGGAGAGCTGGCGGGGCT gtgccAGCGACATCGAGCGGCTCCTGGCCGCgttctgcagccagcagggcgCTGTGGTGGAGGCTGCGCGGAAGCTGCTGACGGACGAGCGGGCTCCCCACAGGCAGAAGCTGCTGGCGGATCTCATCCACAATCTGAGCGAAAACATCCTGGCCGAGGACAAGGAAGACGACAAGAAATGGTTTGAAG GGCTGGAGTCTCGGTTCAAGAACAAATCCAGCTACCTGCGGCATAGCTGTGAGAGCAGAATGCGGGGCTACATGAGAGAG GTTAGTGGTTTTATTTCAAACGTTCATCCTGCAGCACGAGATGCCTACAGAGGAATAATCGACCTGATGGCAGATAAACTGAAATCTGTGAAGTACAACGGGTGCTACTTTGacagaagggaggaggaggaggcagcacgCCTGTGCACCGCAGAGGGCTGGTTCTCCTGTCAG GGACCTTTTGACAGAGATGACTGCCCGTGTAAGCATTCCATCAACCCCTACAGCAACAGGGAAAGCAGGATCCTCTTCAGCACCTGGAATCTCGATCACGT AATTGAGAAGAAACGTGCTGTTGTCCCAGAACTGGCAGAAGCTGTCAAAACACGAGACGGGAGAGAAGTGAACTGGGAATACTTCTATCAGCTGCTGTTTACCCTGGATAATTTAAAACTCGTACATATTGCTTGCCATAAGAAAACCAATCATAACCTCAGCTGTGACAAAACCAGAATTTACAGAAAGAGGAAGCAAACCCATGAGATTTCCTAG